Within the Cupriavidus malaysiensis genome, the region AGGAGGAGGCCTTCCTGGCGGAGCGCGAGCGCCAGCAGCGGCAGGAACAGGCATGGCTGGCGCAGCAAAGCCGCAGCCTGGAGCTGGCGGAGCAAAGGCGCCACGAAGCTTGCCAGCGCCTCGCGCGGCGCCTGCGTGATCACGATGCGGCCGCGCAGCGCACCAGGAATGCGGAGCGTCGCGAGGCCCTGCAGCGCGGACGGCGCGCCTTGCAGGAAGCACAGCGCCGGCAGGATTGCCGCCCGTGACGGGCCCGCAGTCCTCCATCCTGAAGCCGCGCGAGAGCCGGCCCAGGCAGGCCATCGGCGAACTGGCCGTGGCGAGGCCGGGCGTGGAGATCCTGGTCGTGGAGATGCCGGGCGAACAGGCGCCGCGCTGGCGCGGCCCGCCGGCGGCAGCCGACGCCGCGCCAGGTCTCGATCCGGAGGGCAATGCCGCCGTGGCCGACACCTTGCTGCCGGCGCTCCTTCACAGCTGCACCTAGACCATCTTAGGCGGGGCGGCCGAGGTCCGGCTGGACATCATCGCCAGGACCGCGCTCAGCCGTGCCAGCCGCCGGCCAGCAGCGCCTTGGCCACCATGCCCAGCGCCACCAGGCCGGCGATCACGGCAAAGCCCTGCTGCAGGCGCGGGCCGCTGATGCGCTTGGAGACCAGGCGCCCGCCCAGCATGCCGGCGATGGCGCCGCCGGCGAAGGGAATGGCAACCGGCCAGTTCATGCGGCCGGCAATGGCGGTGGACACCACGCCCGAGGTCGACACCAGGGTGATGACCGCCAGCGAGGTGGCCACGATGGCGTGCATCGGTGCATTGGTGGCGCGCCGCAGCGCCGGCACGATGACGAAGCCGCCGCCGACGCCGAGCAGGCCGGACAGGAAGCCCGCGCCCACGCCCGAGGCGGCCAGCGCGCGCGTGCAGGCGGCGGTCCAGACGAAGCGGCCGCTCTGCGTGTCGAGCTGGCAGGGCTGGGGCGGGCCGCTGAAGGCCGGCTGCGGTGCCCCCTGCCCGGCCGGCGCGGTGGCCTGGCGGTACATGCGCACCGAGACATAGGCCAGCACGGCGGCAAAGATCAGGGTCAGCGGGCCGCTCGGCAGCTTGTGCGCCAGCCACAGGCCCAGCGGTGAGAAGACCACGCCGGCGGCCGCCATCAGCGCCGCCGCACGGTAGCGCACGATGCCGGCGCGCAGCCCGATGGCGGCGCCCACCGCCGCCGACACGCCGACCGCGAGCAAGGCGATCGGGCCCGCCTCGGCCACGCCCAGGTGCAGCACGAACAGCAGCAGGGGCACGGCCAGGATGGCACCGCCGGCGCCAGTCAATGCCAGGATCAGGCCGACCACGCCGCCCAGGATCGCACTACTTCCCATGGTTCTCTCACTTCCTTTTGTCTTATTTCCTGGTCCGGTCGGCCGTCTGTGATGGCGCCGATCCTGCCAGTGCATGTCGTCTTGGCTGCGCCGCGGCGCAGCCTCGCGCCGGCGCGGCTCAGCCCGCCAGGCGCAGTGCCACGGCCAGGGCCAGCGCGAGCGCGCAGGCCCAGCCCGAAAACAGCCAGCGCCACAACCAGAAGCGCGGCAGGAAGCCGACGCCGCGCACGAAGCCCGCGCTCATGGCCCAGAACATCAGCGCCGCGATGCCGTGGTCGGCCTGGCCGGCCGCGTTGGACATCGCCTGCGGATAGACGGTGGCACCCACCATCAGCAGCAGCGCCGCGCCCAGGCAGGCCAGATGCAGCCGCGCCTGCCCGGCGGGGCTTTGCTCGCCATCGTGATGCTCGCGGCCGTCACTGTTCACCGCTCGTCCTCGCTCCGCATGCGGGCGTCGCTGGCTTCGCCCCACATCGCGTTGAGCACGGCCAGCAGCACGGCGAAGCCGACGCCCAGAACCCAGCTGAAGTACCACATCGTCGTTTCCTCCTGTCTGTGGGAGATGCTGCGGGAGATGCCGGCCCGGCTCAGTAGGCCGAATGCTCGTTGGCGCGGATATGCTCGGCGGTGACCTTGCCGCGCATCACGCGGTAGGCCCAGCCGGTGTAGCTGACCACGATGGGCACGAAGATCAGCGCCACCCAGAACATCAGGCCCAGCGTGAAGTGGCTGGACACGCAGTCCCAGATCGTCAGGCTGGCCTGCGGCAGGCTGGAGGACGGCATCACGAAGGGGAACATGGCCGCTCCGGCGGTGCCGATGATGCCCGCCAGCGACAGCGCCGAGGCGACGAAGGCCAGCAGCGTGCGCCCTGCCCCGGACAGCGCGGCTCCGGCCAGTGCGCCGGCCACGCCCAGCGCGGGCAGCAGCCACAGCGCCGGCACCTTGCCGTAGTTGGCCCACCAGGCCCCGGCGCTGCGCGCCACGGTCTTGGCCATCGGGTTGGACGGCGCGGCCGGATCGATGGCCGAGGTGATGGCGTAGCCGTCGATGCCGCCCCAGCGCAGCCAGGCGCCGGCGGCCAGGAAGGCCAGCACCGCCACCAGCGCGGCCCAGGCGGCGGCGCGCCGGGCGCGGCGCTGCACCTCGCCCTCGGTGCGGTGCGCCAGGTAGATGCCGCCGTGCATGGTGATCATGGCGCTGGACAGTACCCCGCACAGCAGCGCGAAGGGGTTGAGCAGCTGCCAGAAGGTGCCGGTGTAGGTGGAGACCATGAAGGCATCGAACTGGAAGGGCACGCCCTGCAGCAGGTTGCCGAAGGCCACGCCGAAGATCAGCGGGGGCACCGCGCCGCCCACGAACAGGCCCCAGTCCCAGGCGCTGCGCCAGGTGGGATGGTGGATCTTGCTGCGGTAGTCGAAGCCCACCGGGCGGAAGAACAGCGCCCACAGCACTGCCAGCATGGCCCAGTAGAAGCCGCTGAAGGCGGTGGCGTAGACCAGCGGCCAGGCGGCGAAGATGGCGCCGCCGCCGGTGATGAACCAGACCTGGTTGCCGTCCCAGTGCGGGCCCACGGTGTTGATGATGACGCGGCGCTCGTCGTCGCTGCGGCCGACGAAGGGCAGCAGCGTGCCCACGCCCATGTCGTGGCCGTCCATGATGGCGAAGCCGATCAACAGCACGCCCACCAGCAGCCACCAGATGATTTTCAGGGTTGGATAGTCAAGCATGGCGGTCTCCTCAGGCGTGGCTCGGCTCGAACTGGTAGCGGCCGGTGCCGAGGCTGCCCGGGCCCTGGCGGGCGAACTTCACCATCAGGTAGACCTCGACGACCAGCAGCAGCGTGTAGAAGCCGAGGAAGCCGGCCAGCGAGCCGTACAGGCTCTGCACGCTCAGCGTGGACACGCTCAGGTGGGTGGGCAGCACGCCGTAGATGGTCCACGGCTGGCGCCCGTACTCGGCCACGATCCAGCCCAGCTCGATGGCGATCCAGGGCGCGGGCAGCATGCACAGCGCCCAGCGCAGCAGCCAGCGCGGCGCCAGCCGCTGCGGGCGCAGCGTGGTCCAGAAGGCCAGGCCGAACAGCGCCAGCATCAGGAAGCCCAGGCCCACCATGATGCGGAAGCCCCAGAACATCGGCCACACGCGCGGCACGGTGTCGTTGACCGCCTGCTCGATCATGGCCGGGGTGGCCTGGCGCACGTCGGTGGTGTATTTCCGCAGCAGCAGGCCGAAGCCCAGGTCCTGCTGGTGGCTTGCCAGGGTCTGGCGCGCGCTGGCGTCGTCCGGGTTGGCGCGCAGCGCCTCCAGCGCCAGCACGGCCGGGATGCCGTTGCGGATGCGCTCGCGGTTGCGCACCTTGATGTCATGGATGCCCGGGATCTCCTTGGTCACCGAGCGCGTGCCGATCAGGCCCATCACCCAGGGGATCTCGATGGCCCAGTCGTTCTTCTGCGCGGCCTCGTTGATGCCGGCCACCAGGTTGAAGCTGGCCGGCGCCGGCTCGGTCTCCCACATGGCCTCGATGGCGGCCATCTTGGTCTGCTGGGCCTCGCCCACGGTGTAGCCGGACTCGTCGCCGAGCACGATC harbors:
- a CDS encoding sulfite exporter TauE/SafE family protein yields the protein MGSSAILGGVVGLILALTGAGGAILAVPLLLFVLHLGVAEAGPIALLAVGVSAAVGAAIGLRAGIVRYRAAALMAAAGVVFSPLGLWLAHKLPSGPLTLIFAAVLAYVSVRMYRQATAPAGQGAPQPAFSGPPQPCQLDTQSGRFVWTAACTRALAASGVGAGFLSGLLGVGGGFVIVPALRRATNAPMHAIVATSLAVITLVSTSGVVSTAIAGRMNWPVAIPFAGGAIAGMLGGRLVSKRISGPRLQQGFAVIAGLVALGMVAKALLAGGWHG
- a CDS encoding cytochrome ubiquinol oxidase subunit I; this translates as MISEHLVDLSRLQFAATAMYHFLFVPLTLGMVWLLVIMESVYVMTGKVIWKDMTRFWGKLFGINFALGVTTGITLEFQFGTNWAYYSHYVGDIFGAPLAIEGLMAFFLESTFIGLFFFGWDRLSRTQHLLVTTLMAVGTNLSALWILIANGWMQNPVGAAFNWQTMRMEMTDFWAVVFNPVAQAKFVHTVSAGYVTGAMFVLSVSSWYLLRGRDLEFARRSFRVAAAFGLASVCSVIVLGDESGYTVGEAQQTKMAAIEAMWETEPAPASFNLVAGINEAAQKNDWAIEIPWVMGLIGTRSVTKEIPGIHDIKVRNRERIRNGIPAVLALEALRANPDDASARQTLASHQQDLGFGLLLRKYTTDVRQATPAMIEQAVNDTVPRVWPMFWGFRIMVGLGFLMLALFGLAFWTTLRPQRLAPRWLLRWALCMLPAPWIAIELGWIVAEYGRQPWTIYGVLPTHLSVSTLSVQSLYGSLAGFLGFYTLLLVVEVYLMVKFARQGPGSLGTGRYQFEPSHA
- a CDS encoding cyd operon YbgE family protein, translated to MNSDGREHHDGEQSPAGQARLHLACLGAALLLMVGATVYPQAMSNAAGQADHGIAALMFWAMSAGFVRGVGFLPRFWLWRWLFSGWACALALALAVALRLAG
- the cydB gene encoding cytochrome d ubiquinol oxidase subunit II, which produces MLDYPTLKIIWWLLVGVLLIGFAIMDGHDMGVGTLLPFVGRSDDERRVIINTVGPHWDGNQVWFITGGGAIFAAWPLVYATAFSGFYWAMLAVLWALFFRPVGFDYRSKIHHPTWRSAWDWGLFVGGAVPPLIFGVAFGNLLQGVPFQFDAFMVSTYTGTFWQLLNPFALLCGVLSSAMITMHGGIYLAHRTEGEVQRRARRAAAWAALVAVLAFLAAGAWLRWGGIDGYAITSAIDPAAPSNPMAKTVARSAGAWWANYGKVPALWLLPALGVAGALAGAALSGAGRTLLAFVASALSLAGIIGTAGAAMFPFVMPSSSLPQASLTIWDCVSSHFTLGLMFWVALIFVPIVVSYTGWAYRVMRGKVTAEHIRANEHSAY
- the cydX gene encoding cytochrome bd-I oxidase subunit CydX, coding for MWYFSWVLGVGFAVLLAVLNAMWGEASDARMRSEDER